In Kiloniellales bacterium, a genomic segment contains:
- a CDS encoding ABC transporter substrate-binding protein, protein MRPKTRLAAYLGIIAASSFVAFSATSADRLTLYCSPQIEWCQLMVEAFSKETGIDVAMTRKSSGETFAQIKAEARNPKGDVWWGGTGDPHLQAAEEGLTEPYTSPVQVQLHDWAKNQAKASNGRTVGIYAGALGIGYNEDLLKSKGLPAPECWEDLTKADYKGEIQIANPNSSGTAYTTLATIVQIFGEEAGFEYLKGLHKNVNTYTKSGSAPIKAAARGETTIGITFMHDMVTQAVQGFPIKIVAPCEGTGYEIGSMSIIKGGRNPESAKKFYDFALRADIQVRAAEAKAYQVPSNTGAAPPQQAPKLDELKLIDYDFKKYGSSAERKRLLKKWDDEVNSLPR, encoded by the coding sequence ATGAGACCCAAAACACGGCTTGCGGCCTATCTGGGAATCATAGCGGCGAGCAGCTTTGTCGCTTTTTCAGCAACTTCGGCCGATCGCCTGACGCTTTACTGCAGCCCACAGATCGAGTGGTGTCAGCTGATGGTCGAGGCCTTTTCCAAGGAGACCGGCATCGACGTGGCCATGACCCGCAAGAGCTCGGGCGAGACCTTCGCCCAGATCAAGGCGGAGGCGCGCAATCCCAAGGGCGACGTCTGGTGGGGCGGCACGGGCGATCCGCACCTGCAGGCGGCCGAGGAAGGCCTGACCGAGCCCTATACCTCGCCGGTACAGGTCCAGCTCCACGACTGGGCCAAGAACCAGGCCAAGGCGTCGAACGGCCGCACGGTCGGTATCTACGCCGGTGCGCTGGGCATCGGCTACAACGAGGACCTGCTGAAGTCCAAGGGCCTGCCGGCGCCAGAATGCTGGGAGGACCTCACCAAGGCCGATTACAAGGGCGAGATCCAGATCGCCAACCCGAATTCGTCCGGCACCGCCTATACGACCTTGGCGACCATCGTCCAGATCTTCGGCGAGGAAGCGGGCTTCGAGTACCTCAAGGGCCTGCACAAGAACGTCAACACCTACACCAAGTCGGGCTCGGCGCCGATCAAGGCCGCGGCGCGCGGCGAGACCACCATCGGCATCACCTTCATGCACGACATGGTGACTCAGGCAGTGCAGGGCTTTCCGATCAAGATCGTCGCGCCCTGCGAGGGCACGGGCTACGAGATCGGCTCCATGAGCATCATCAAGGGCGGGCGCAATCCGGAGAGCGCGAAGAAGTTCTACGACTTTGCGCTGCGCGCCGACATCCAGGTACGGGCGGCCGAGGCCAAGGCCTATCAGGTCCCGTCGAACACCGGCGCGGCCCCGCCGCAGCAGGCGCCCAAGCTGGATGAGCTCAAGCTGATCGACTACGACTTCAAGAAGTACGGCTCCTCGGCCGAGCGCAAGCGCCTGCTGAAGAAATGGGACGACGAGGTCAACTCCTTGCCGAGGTGA
- a CDS encoding iron ABC transporter permease has product MNRTVLLWLAAGWVGFAILPWYAIEEGFWGFEWVLDGYPLDPDAAPALVQVFLGKPWLAPLALCLLAPLGVAGRAKADPRFASVLLAAGGGGLAYFFLQAFAIGLGGWEFVLLEAAFGPLGTRQFGMGYGALLVCGALLFLFTQGLAARGLVKGDVFVVGAIGLIIALVAAFIFFPVLNIMTSALQDEEGAYSASVFLGKLFDGKIWSLRCLGEAVQCGVAWNSLLLAVLTGLSTTLLGLAFALIAARTGFRLKRALRVLTVLPIITPPFVIGLALILLFGRSGAITQFMDWAFEIPASRWIYGLPGIWFAQTLAFTPIAFLVLIGVVEGVSPSMEEAALTLRADTWRTFSTVSLPLMRPGLANAFLLGFIESLADFGNPLVLGGSYGVLSTEIFFAIVGAQYDQGRAAVLAIVLLAFTLSAFYAQRRWLGRKSYTTITGKGDAGRHAPLPRSIEWTAFATALPWALLTLVIYCMILFGGFVETWGYDHSFTLRHYVEAFSITTGEHGVVWSGAAWNSFFTTIVIASVAAPLTAAIGLLTAYLLVRQRFAGREAFEFGTMLSFAIPGTVIGISYILAFNVPPFELTGTGAILVLCFIFRNMPVGVRAGIAAMSQLDQNLDEASLTLGANTFTTVRRVILPLLRPAIVASLVFSFVRAMTAISAVIFLVSAEFDMATSYIIGRVENGDYGLAISYASVLILVMLTAVSLVQLVVGQRRLRRGDESRAAGAPAAGEAVA; this is encoded by the coding sequence TTGAACAGGACGGTCCTGCTCTGGCTGGCGGCGGGCTGGGTCGGTTTCGCGATCCTGCCCTGGTACGCGATCGAGGAGGGCTTCTGGGGCTTTGAATGGGTCCTGGACGGCTATCCCCTGGATCCCGACGCGGCCCCCGCCCTGGTGCAGGTCTTTCTGGGGAAGCCCTGGCTGGCACCCTTGGCGCTTTGTCTTCTGGCGCCGCTGGGGGTCGCCGGGCGGGCGAAGGCCGACCCGCGTTTCGCCTCGGTCCTCCTGGCCGCGGGCGGTGGCGGTCTGGCCTACTTTTTCCTGCAGGCCTTCGCCATCGGCCTCGGCGGTTGGGAGTTCGTCCTGCTTGAGGCCGCCTTCGGGCCGCTCGGCACCCGCCAGTTTGGGATGGGCTACGGTGCGCTGCTTGTCTGCGGCGCCCTGCTTTTCCTCTTCACCCAAGGCCTGGCGGCGCGCGGTCTGGTCAAGGGCGATGTCTTCGTGGTTGGTGCCATCGGCCTGATCATCGCCCTGGTCGCGGCCTTCATTTTCTTCCCGGTCCTCAATATCATGACCAGCGCGCTCCAGGACGAGGAGGGGGCCTATTCCGCCTCGGTCTTCCTCGGCAAGCTCTTCGACGGCAAGATCTGGAGCCTGCGCTGCCTGGGCGAGGCCGTGCAGTGCGGCGTCGCCTGGAACTCGCTGTTGCTGGCGGTGCTGACCGGCCTGAGCACGACCCTGCTGGGCCTGGCCTTCGCCCTGATCGCCGCGCGCACCGGCTTTCGCCTGAAGCGGGCCCTGCGGGTCCTGACGGTGCTGCCGATCATCACGCCGCCCTTCGTCATCGGCCTCGCCCTGATCCTGCTGTTCGGCCGCTCCGGCGCGATCACCCAGTTCATGGACTGGGCCTTCGAGATTCCGGCCTCGCGCTGGATCTACGGACTGCCCGGCATCTGGTTCGCCCAGACCCTGGCCTTCACGCCGATCGCCTTCCTGGTCCTGATCGGGGTGGTCGAGGGCGTCAGTCCATCGATGGAGGAGGCTGCCTTGACCCTGCGCGCCGACACATGGCGTACCTTCTCGACGGTCTCCTTGCCCCTGATGCGCCCGGGTCTGGCCAATGCCTTCCTGTTGGGTTTCATCGAGAGCCTGGCCGACTTCGGCAATCCCCTGGTGCTGGGCGGCAGCTACGGCGTGCTCTCGACGGAGATCTTCTTCGCCATCGTCGGGGCGCAATACGACCAGGGCCGCGCCGCGGTCCTGGCCATCGTCCTGCTCGCCTTCACCTTGAGTGCCTTCTACGCCCAGCGCCGCTGGCTGGGCCGCAAGTCCTACACGACCATCACAGGCAAGGGCGATGCCGGCCGGCACGCGCCGCTGCCCAGGAGCATCGAGTGGACCGCCTTCGCCACGGCCCTGCCCTGGGCCCTGCTGACCCTGGTCATCTACTGCATGATCCTCTTCGGCGGCTTCGTCGAGACCTGGGGCTACGACCACAGCTTCACCCTGCGCCACTACGTCGAGGCCTTCTCGATCACTACGGGCGAGCACGGCGTGGTTTGGAGCGGTGCGGCCTGGAACTCCTTCTTCACCACCATCGTGATCGCCAGCGTGGCGGCGCCGCTGACCGCCGCCATCGGCCTGCTGACGGCCTATCTCCTGGTCCGTCAGCGCTTCGCCGGCCGCGAGGCTTTCGAGTTCGGCACCATGCTAAGCTTCGCCATCCCGGGCACGGTGATCGGCATCAGCTACATCCTGGCCTTCAACGTGCCGCCCTTCGAGCTGACCGGCACCGGCGCGATCCTGGTGCTCTGCTTTATCTTCCGCAATATGCCGGTGGGAGTGCGTGCCGGCATCGCCGCGATGAGCCAGCTCGACCAGAACCTGGACGAGGCCTCGCTGACCCTGGGCGCCAACACCTTCACCACCGTGCGCCGGGTCATCCTGCCGCTGTTGCGCCCGGCGATCGTGGCTTCCCTGGTCTTCAGTTTCGTGCGCGCCATGACCGCGATCAGCGCGGTCATCTTTCTGGTCAGCGCCGAGTTCGACATGGCCACCTCCTACATTATCGGCCGGGTCGAAAACGGCGACTACGGCCTTGCGATCTCCTATGCCTCGGTCCTGATCCTGGTCATGCTGACGGCGGTTTCCCTGGTCCAGCTCGTTGTCGGCCAGCGGCGCCTGCGGCGCGGCGATGAGAGCAGGGCGGCGGGCGCCCCGGCAGCCGGGGAGGCGGTCGCGTGA